The Bacteroidia bacterium genomic interval GGAAGTCGGATTGATACTGTCATAGATAAAATCATTCAAGTTGATCTTGCGGGCAATGTTTACCTAAGTGCTTCTTTCAGAGGAATGGTAGATTTCGATCCAGGCCCCGGAAATTTTATCCTCAATAGCACCACAGCTTTTGACTATGATTTTTTCTTGCTAAAACTGGATAGCTCCGGGAATTTCCTCTGGGCTACACAAACGGGAGCTCAGCAGAATGAAATTTTCTCCACGATTGCCCTGGATGACTCCTCCAACATCATCCGGATGGGATATTTTTATGGTACCCTAGATTTTGATCCTGGGCCGGGGGATTTTTCCATTACGGCTTCAAGCGGAGGAGATATCTTTTTTCAGAAATTGGATAGTGCGGCTAATTTCCTTTGGGCTAAAAGTCTGGGAAATTCAGAACAGAATTATATAGGTGCTCTTCGAACAGATGCAAGAGGGAATATTATTGCTTCGGGGAGTTTCAAAAACAGTATGGACTTCGATCCTGGAGTGGGAACTTTTATGTTGAATGCCCTCAACCTGAGCTATGATATTTTTACCCTAAAACTGAGTCCGGAAGGGAATCTTCTCTGGGTCAGTCAAATTCAAAGCGAAAATTCGGAATTTCACAGCAATCTTGAAGTAAATGCGCAAGGGGAAATCTATTGTACGGCGAGCTTTAGTGGATCGCTCGACCTTGATCCTGGCCCTGCGGTGTATGGGCTGACTTCCTCAAATAACGGATTGAATTTCGATGGCTTTCTGCAAAAAATCGATAGCCTGGGGAATTTCATCTGGGGAAAGCAGTTCTCCGGTACATCCGGCAACTTCAGTTCCTTCTATCCTCAATTTATACGATTTGATGCAGATGAATATATCTACCTGAATGGCTATGTCTGGGGAGAGGTTGATTTCGATCCTGGCCCGGGGATGAGTATAGCGGGAGGCCCCAATGATAAAGCAAATTTCCTCTTGAAATTAACCGATAATGCTGATCTCATTTGGAGCAGGACCTTTGGAAAAGATATTCCTGAACTGGTCAAGGATTTAGTAATTGATAAAGAAGAGGCCATCTATTTGGCGGGAAGATTAGGCGCTGCCTGGGATATCGATCCCGGCCCTGGAATTGCCTACTTGAGAAGCCCGAATCAAAATTCGGATATCTTCCTACTAAAATGGGAGCAAGACAGTTGCTCAGGCTTTCGCCTTGCCATAGATAGTGTCAATAATATTCAGTGCGGAATTTCGGGTTTGATAGCTAGTCATGGAGAAGGAGGCTTAGCCCCTTACACCTATATATGGAATCCCAACCCTCTGGGACAGGATTCAATCCTGCGAAGTTTTGATCCGGGCATTTATGCGCTCATGATTTCGGATTCCTTAAACTGCTCCACGGGAACGAATGTATACCTTCCTGGTCCGGAATATCAAAATCAGCGGGACATGGGAGTAAATTTGATACTCCCTCCCTTACGAGCAGGAAGGAGGCAGACCGCATTTCTGGAGGCCCGAAATAATGGATGTGTATCTGATAGCCTGAGCCTGAAATTTGTGATGAGCGACCCGAGAATCAGTATCCATTCAGTTTCTCCTCCAGCCCAATTTATACAAGGTGATACCCTGATCTGGACGAAGAATGACTTTGACTATGATGAGGGGCTTTTGAGAATTGCCCTGAATCTGGATGTTTCTGTCCCGCTAAGCAATTTATCAAATGCTTGTTTTTGGGCGAAAGCTGAGGCCTTTAGCGGCGATGTCGATCCCTCCAATAATGAACAAATGATTTGTAAGCCGATCCTTAATTCTTATGATCCCAATGACATACAGGTGTATCCAGCAGGTCATTGTGAGCAAGGTTATATTCTCAATGATCAATTACTGAGCTATAAGATTCGATTTCAAAATACAGGCAATGCCGATGCTCTGGATATTTTTATTTTGGATAGCCTGGATACAGATTTGGATTTGGAAAGTTTTCGCTTACTTGGCCAAAGTCATGATCCTTTGATTGTGGAACTACTTCCGGATCGGGTATTGAAATTCAGCTTTGACAATATACATCTCCCTGATAGTAGCAGTGATGAGCCCAATAGTCATGGCTATATCCTTTATGAAATCGCTCCCGAAGACAGCCTATTAGCAGGAACAGAAATCTTCAATCGTGCAGGGATATATTTTGATTTCAATGAGGTTGTCCTTACCAATACCGTTCGAAATACAATTATAGATCAGCTTCCCAGATTGGATACCGCTTATTTAGAGGTGAATAGCTGTGATAGTTTTAGATTAAATGAAATCAGCTATGAGCACTCGGGCTTATTTTACCAATACCTCAGCGGCATGGATAATTGTGATAGCGTCCTGGTATTAGACCTGCAAATTGAGCAGATAGAAAACGGGATAGAACAGATTGGAGGAAGCCTTCAAGCCATAGAAGAGGGAGCCAGCTATCAATGGCTGGATTGTGATCAGGGAAATCTCCCTATCGCAAATGCGACAAATCGAAGTTTCAGTCCTTCTCAGAACGGAAACTATGCTGTTCAAATAATAAAGGGAGCATGTTCGGAGATTTCGGACTGCATCAATATGACCCGCCTTGCTATTGATAAGGATTTTCAGGAACAGCTCAAGTTATACCCCAATCCGACCCGAGACGAGCTTAGACTGGAATTTCTTAGCATACAAAAAGAGCTGGAAATCAGGATTTATAATTATGCAGGTTTGTTGCTGCAAAAGGAAATTTTTGAAGAAATCGAAAGTACCCGAATTAGCTTGCCCCGGGCAGCTGGCATATATATAATTGAATTAATAGGAGAAAATCAAAGAAGTCTGCACAAGATCTGGAAGCAAAAGTAGAGCCTTGCAGACCCAAAATCTTTTCTCCCTTTTATAGGTATTTTTTTTATCCGTGTGTAGATTAAATAAGTACATTAACTTAAGCTAAATCGATCGCGCTCATTTCTTCCCTCAGTTCTCCTCTCCTTTCTGATCCTCATCCTTTTACTGAAAGAAGAACCAGGCCCCAACCTTTGATGGGTTGATATACGTCATCTATTATAACCACACTTCAAATTTTTTAACCATGAACAAATTCCTACACTTCCTCGTCCTCTTTTTTTTATGCAGCCTCAGCTATGGTCAATATGTCGGCCTGGATTGGGGATATGCCCTGGATAATCAACAATACACGACTGGAACAGCTATTCAGGCCGACCAGGCAGGCAATACTTTTATCGCTGGGCTTTATGAAGGAAACCTCGACCTGGATCCCGGACCGGGAACCCATATAGTCAATTCCGGATCAGGATTTACTTCCTTATTTATCAAAAAAGTGGATGCCTCAGGAAATTTTCTCTGGGGGCATAATTTTGATCTCGGACTTTTTACAGATTCTTTAGCAGGGAAGAGTATCGGAATAAATGGAAACGGAGATCTCTACCTTACCGGCCTTTTTAGTGGTACAGTGGATTTTGATCCAGGCCCGAATACTTTCAACCTTACGGCAAATAATACCAATTGGGGCGACTTTTTTGTTCTAAAGCTGGATGGGAATGGCAATTTTTTATGGGCAAAGAACTTCGGAGGAACAGATTATAGCGAGCGGGCAAGCCTAAACGTTGATGCTTCAGACAATGTGATTCTGGCAGGCTATTTCTACGGAACTATAGATTTCGATCCGGGGGCAGGTTCTAGCGTCTTGAATGCGGGCAATAATGGCAAATTTTTTATTCAAAAGTTGGATAGTAATGGGGATTTTCAATGGGTAAAAGAAATTGGGAATGGGAGTTATAATAGTTTGGGAGGATTTCAAATGGATTCCCAAGACAATCTTTTCTTATCTGGAAGGTTTAGTGGAACTCTTGATTTGGATCCTGGTGCGGGGACTTCTAATGTAGTTAGTCTGGGAAATGGAGCGGATGTCTTTGTTCTAAAACTTGATAACGCAGGAGATTTTGTTTGGGGAGTAAATGCTGTGTCGGGAGGAAGCCCCTGGGGAACCAATACCCTGGACGTAGATCAGGCGGGCGTTGTCTATCTTGCAGGAGATTTTCAGGGAAGCCCGGATTTTGATCCGGGAACAGGCGTTTTTACTATGACTTCCTCTAGCAATGGTAGCCGCAATGACGGTTATCTGCTAAAGCTAGACAATCAGGGAGCTTTTGTCTGGGCGAAACAATTTAGCGGAGTATCTATTCCTGGTAACAATAGCTATGTCAATCCGCAAATCATCCGGCTAGACCAATCCGGCCAAGCCTATATGTTTGGGTATTATCAGGGGACGATCGATTTTGATCCCGGACCGGGAAGTACAAATCTCACTCCTCCAAACCGGTCAAGCTTTTTTATTGTTAAATTGAATCAGAGCGGAGACCTTAACTGGGCCTTAAGCCTTGATTCTGATGCTTACAACCTTATTCGTGATGTAAGCATTGATACCCAGGATAATATTTATGTAAGTGGAGGCTTTTTCCAAAGCCTGGACATTGATCCGGGGCAGGGGAGCTTTACCCTGAATAACAGTGGAAATACTTCTATGTTTGCCTTCAAATGGACCCAGGATTCCTGTTCCAATCTTGCTGCAATTATTGATAGTGTGGCGGATGTAACTTGTGGAGGAACAGGCTTTGCATCAGGCTATGCTTCGGGGGGAACAGCTCCCTATATGTATTCCTGGAATAATACTCCTGCGAGTACAGATACCTTTGCAAATTTCACTACTGCAGGGACCTATGAGTTTACCGTTACTGATGCGAGCGGATGTAGCAGAACTTCCAATATTTTGGTAAATGGACCTACCAGCCAAAATGGGCTGGATTTGGTCGTCAATATTACTTCTACTCCCTTCCGAACAGGTTTTCCTGCCACGATTTGGATAGACGCATTCAATGATGGATGTCAGCCCGTAACGGGAGAAGTGGTACTTGTACTCGATCCATTCTTAAGCTATAATTCTTCTTCGCCTCCTCCGGATACAATCATCGGAGATAGCCTGATCTGGTATGTCAGTAATATGAATTTTGACAGTCCGCATTTTATGGCTGCCGTAGATGTGACAGTTAGTCTGAATGCTGGCATTGGAGATCGGATTTGTCTGGACGCAGATATCAGTCCCAAAACCAATGATACCAACACAAAAAACAATACCCGTGATTATTGCCGGGACGTAATCAATGCTTACGACCCTAATGATAAGCTAGCTTCTCCACAAGGATTGTGTGAGGAAGGATATATAGAGGCAAATGAACTCCTGACCTATACGGTACGCTTTCAAAATACGGGAAATGCAGATGCGATCAATATTTTCATCCTCGATACCCTGGATCAGGATTTCGATATCAATAGCCTCAAAGTTGTAGGCCAAAGTCATAAGCCCATGATCACGGAGATTCTTGCAGATCGGGTGTTGAAATTTCGCTTTGACAATATCCATCTGCCGGATAGCACCACAGATGAAAAGAATAGCCATGGCTATGTGATGTTTGAAGTAGCACCATTGGCTGGACTTCCTGTGGGGACAGAACTTACCAATACTGCCGGGATATACTTTGACTTTAACGAGCCAGTGATTACCAATACCGTATTCAATACTATCACGGATGTTCTTCCTACTTTGGACACTTCTTATGTAAGTGCGAGCAGTTGCAACAGCTATACCCTCAATGGGAGGACTTATACGCAATCCGGAAGTTTCGTTCAGCAGCTATCCGGTACTGGTGCCTGCGATAGTGTAGTCATATTGAATCTTAGTCTCCAGCCGCTGGATACGAGTGTGACCTTGATTGGCAAAACCTTGACAGCTAATGAGGGAGGTGCACATGGCCTCAATGTGAGTTACCAATGGGTGGATTGTGATAACAATAATTCGCCTATTAGCGGAGCTACCCAACAAAGCTTTACCCCTGAAGTTGATGGAAACTATGCTGTCATCATTAGTCGGGATAATTGCTCTGAAATTTCTGCCTGTACCAATGTATCTATAGTCGGAATTGATCCGGATTTTCAATCACAAGTGAAGTACTATCCCAATCCTTCGCAGGGAAGGGTAGAGGTGGAATTGGGAAGCCTGTACCAGGAAATCAATATGAATGTACTCAATGCTTTGGGACAAAAGCTGATGAGTGAGACATATAGGGCTGAAAGTACGCTGACCCTTGATCTACCACAACCTAAAGGAATTTATTTTGTGCAAATTGAAGCGGATGGGAAGCAGGCGGTGATAAAAATCATAAGAAATTAAGAAAAAAAGATAGATCATAAGGGCAGCTTTTGGGCTGCCCTTTTTTTTTACGTTTAACCAATTTAAAGAGAAGGCGTAAATTAGAGGAGATAATTACTACACACTACACTTAGCGATGAAACGCCTACTACTATTAGTTACCCTATCATTCTTTTCTTTTTTCTCCTTTAGCCAAAGCCCTATAGACAGTGCTGCTCTGGATGCCTTCATGGATGGTCAGATCCAAACCCTGATGCAGGAATTGGACATCAATGGAGTGACAGTTTCTGTTGTAAAAGGGCAGGAACTTTTCTGGAGCAAGGGCTACGGATGGGCAGATGAAAAAGCAGGAATAAAAGTTGACCCTGCCGAAAGCCTGTTTCGTATGGGATCTATTTCTAAAATGTTTGTCTGGACGGCTGTCATGCAGCTCTATGAAGAAGGAAAACTAAATTTGGATGCCGATATCCGAAGCTATATCGAGGATTTTGAAATAGATGATAGCTATGAGGAAGTGATCACGATGAAGCATCTGATGAGCCATTCGGCAGGATTTGAGGACTACTACATTCAGTTATTTTCTTCTGATAGCCTTCCTCCAAATTCTCTGGGTGAAGAACTCAAAAAGCATAATCCGGGCAGGATAAGGCCGCCGGGGGTCCATTCTTCCTATTCAAATCATGGGACGGGAATGGCCGCTTATATTGTGGAAAGGATTTCAGGATTGAAATGGGAAGATTATGTACAGGAGCGGATATTTGATCCGCTTGGGATGACGAAAAGTACCTTTGCCTATAATCTCCCCCCAAAATTTAAGCAAGCACATTCGCAGGGATATACCCATAGCGAGGGGAAATATAGCAGCCATTCTTTCAAAGGAGTTCCCCTTGCACCTGTAGGGATTGCTTCGACGACAGCAGAAGATATGGTGCCCTTTATGGTCGCTCACATGAATCATGGGAAGTATGAAGAGGTAGCGCTACTCGATTCTACCACTTCCGGACTTATGCAAACTCCATTGCATGTTCATGCAGAAGGATTGAGAGGCATATGCTATGGCTTTTTCGATCATAGCAGAAATGGCTATAAGATTGTAGGACATGGAGGAGCTACCGAATACTTCTTCAGCTATATGTTGCTCATGCCAGATGAAGATGTAGGGATTTTCATTTCGACCAATACCCAGGGAGGAGTTGATTTGATCCGGAAAGCTACAGATGCATTTTTTGATCGCTTTTACCCTAATACTACTGAGCTGAATGAAATAGAATTGTCTGAAGAAGAACTCAAGGCATTTAGTGGTTCTTATCTCAGCAACCGCAGGCCTCACAATCGCTTTACCAAAATCATAGGTTTGCTCAATACACCTACAGAAGTTTCGGTTCGAAATGGAAAGCTCTGGACAGATGGTTCGGATCCCCAGAGCTGGATACCGATCGGCCCAACTTTATTCCAGAATAGCCAAAGCACGGCAAGACTGGCATTCGAGAAAGATGATTTGGGAGAATATGCATACATGTATATGGATGCTTCGCCTCATGTCGCTATGGAAAGGGTCAGTGGGATTGAATCCCGCTCGCTCAACATTTTCATATTGATCATGAGTTTGGGGCTGGGAATTTTTGCCCTTATCCTTTGGCTCATCAACTTCTTTCTCAAGCGATCTTATGGCCTGAGTTCAGAACGGCAATTGCCCATTGCTTCCAAATTTATTACGATGGTGAATGTCTTGCTCTTGCTAGGATTCGCCTTTGCATTCGGACTGACTTTGGATTCCATTTTTGAAGAAGGCGTAAAAGACAGCCACTATCTCACCTTTGTGATTTCTGCGATTTTTGGACTCTTTACCCTATTTCAATTTGTCCTTGCTTTAGGGCATTTCCGGAAAGATGTGAAAATTCGTTCGAGTATTTTCTACCTCATCCTTTCTCTGGGGATGCTGGGCTTGCTCTTTATGATGAATTATTGGAATCTCATCGGCTTCCAATTGACCTAAAAGGAAAATTTAAAAGATTATTTAAAAATAATTTGCCTCATTTCAGGATGAGGCATTTTTTTTTGCTTGAAATATTCAGGATAAGAAAGATTTCGTTAGAGTAACAATATCAGACCTATCTCTACTCGCCTATTCTGATTATTGCAGAGGAACCTCTGTGATTTTTCCCATTCAGAATGACCCAACCTATAGCTTACTGTGCAGACCTATGGATGTTGTGAATAAAACACAGTTTTCTTTTCACTAGATATACAATTAATCACTGCACTTATGAGAAAGTTGGAACTGATTGCGGCCCTTCTTTACCTATGCCTGGTATATCTCTTTACGTCTTGTGGACAGGTTTCTCCTGACCATAATTCACCCTACAGCACAGAGCCTGAAGTTTCTGATATAGAAGCTTCTATTGAGAGAGGTCGATACCTTATCACCCTTATGGATTGTAATTCATGCCATACGCCCAAAATAATGACTGAGCAAGGTCCGGTTCCTGATCCTGCTCGCATGCTTTCAGGGCATCCGGGCGATCAACCTTTTATAGGATTTGAGAAAGAGGATGCGCCAAAGGGAAATTGGCTTTTATTCAATTCGGATTTGACAACTGCCATAGGTCCTTGGGGAGTTTCTTTCTCTGCCAACCTAACGCCTGATCCCAGCGGATTGGGGAATTGGACTTATGAACAGTTTAAAATGGCTATCACAGCGGGAAAACACAAAGGGATGGAGAATGGCAGGAGTTTATTGCCGCCCATGCCCTGGCAGTCTTATGCAGAGCTCAAGGAAGAAGATATTAGAGCGATCTTCGATTATTTACGGATCATAAAACCCATCGAAAATATCGTTCCACCTCCGATTCCCCCTGCGGATCTGACAATGAATTGAACATATGAGGCTGAAGTGAGGCTGGGTCTTCGGACTCAGCCTTTATTTTTCTACTCCCAGTATCTTTTTCATCTCCCGGTATAAAATAGGCCCGGTTTCCGGCCCGAGAGAATTGACTTCTCCGTAGGGAGGATCTTCGTATCCATAGATATGTGGAGGCTCTTCATCCCATTCACTTTTGGGTATCGCATAGCCAATCATATCATTTGAGAGACCCATGACAAATTTGAACTCAGATTTCATATAACTCCTGACTGAGGGAGTTTCTATAGCGTCAATGAGGAAATCTCTTCCCTCCGGTGCTTCGACACCTCCATTAACAATTTCGGGATATATTTCTGCGGGATGATGAAGAAATTCGGCCGGGCCCAGTCGCCAGTAAGCGAGTTCAGAGCGCATGGTCCAGAAGCTAGTGAGTCCTCTGTCGAGGACACCGAGGCTCAGCGCCAGTTTATATAAGGGATTGCTCAGCGGAAGCTCGATACTATTTGCCTTTACATAAAGAGCTGCTTCTTCAAGCCCTTCTTTCTCCCGACTTCCTGCTACCGCTTTCAGAACCAGTTCGGCAATAGCTATCCCCTGTGCCTCCGTTTTTTCATATCCGGGAGCTTTGAGGCTATCAGCAGTATGAGGATGAGGTATACTAAAGGTCGGATGGGTAGTCATCAATCCTCCTATAGATCCATTTGCGAAAATGGCTATTCCTCCCAGGCCTTCCATGACCAGAGAATCCTGATAATAAGTTCCTTTCTCCACCCCTTCCCGAATGTAGTGTGGAAAATCTGAGCTGATTAAAAGGTTTTTGTTCCAAAGAGTCTCCGGATGATTGGCCCAACTGATGAGCGTGCCAAGGGTCGTATCCTGTACTGCATCACTGACATGCATCACTCGTATTCCGGGATCGAGTACCAAAGGCTTGCGAGTGTCGGTTACATAAGGAATGGCTCCCTCCAGATCCTGAGAGAATTGAATGCGGGCAGCTTGCCTGTTTTCATAAGCCCTGATGATAGAATTTACCGTTTGCTCAATTACAAATTGTCGATACACCGGATCTACGCCGGATTTAGTATAGCTCTCTCCCCAAAGTCCAATCAGGTCAGGTCCTTCATGCGTATGTGTACTGGAAACAATGATGTAGTCTATCTTTAAAGAATCCTGGACTCGTTTTCTTACTTCAATGATATCATCATTGCCATAACCTATCATGTCCAGAACCGCCCATGCAAGGACAAAATCTCCATCATCAATGACCATAGCCCTGCTCCATAAAGGATCATGAATGCCCTGGGCCGGTCGCTGATTCTGAAATCCTGCCATCCATACTGGATCAAATTTCCCATTTCCATTTTTGTCTTCATAGCTGTCCCCATCTTCCGGATTGTAACTGGCATCCTCGTTTTTGTCTTCCCAACTATCGGAGACAAGTGGACTAATCTCAAGGGCAGAAAAGCCAACCCTAAGTGGTTGAGGCTTTTGACTTTGATGTTGAATATCTATGCTATAGCCCGTATGTCGATCTTTGGTTTGCTGTTTAACCCAAAGAAAAGTCGTCAGGAGGAGACTTAGGAGAATCAGTACTGAGTAGATCAGCACCTTTTTCCATGTAGCAGTTTTTTTCATAGCGAGAATATAGGGATAAGTTTTCTTTTCGCTTAGAATATAGGGCTTATTCTATGTAGGGGGCAATTTTCTTGAACTATTTCCATTTGATTACATCTAGAGGCAGATGCAATGTGAAACTATTTTTTGAAGTGGAATATCCATATTTCTGCCTTAGTTTGGGGTGTATAAACAAAACATACAGCTATGAAAGGAATCGTTTTTACAGAATTTTTGGAAATGGTAGAAGACAAGTTTGGTTTTGAAATCGCTGATAGCATTGTCAGTGAATCCAAACTGGAGTCAGGGGGAGTATATACGGCTGTGGGAACTTATCATCACCGTGAAATGGTACAATTGGTAAGCAAGCTGAGTCAGAAGTCTAAAGTGCAAATCCCTGAATTGCTCAAAACCTTTGGAAGGCACCTATTTGGTCAGTTTGTAAAGGGCTACGGGCGTTTCTTTACCAAGACGCAAAATTCCTTCGAATTTTTATCGGGAATCGAAAACTACATACATGTAGAAGTTCGCAAGCTATATCCTGATGCTGAACTCCCCAAATTTGAAGTAGGGCTGATAGGAAGAGATCATATGGAATTGATCTACAAATCAGAGCGTGGGATGGCAGATTTTGCAGAAGGATTGATCGAGGGTTGCATCGCGCACTTTGGAGAAGATATTAGCATTAGAAGAGAAAATATAAATAGAAGCCAGGAAGTTAAATTTTTGCTGGATAGAAAAATGTAGTATATGGAATCTCCGGAAATACTCAAGAATATAATACGTAGGGAAAGATTGGCCCGAAAATCGGCTGAGCAGATCATAGAGCAAAAAGCCCTTGAGATTTTTTTGGCCAATGAAGAACTCAAGGCACTCAATCAGTCTCTGGAGGAAAAGGTCATGGTCCGAACCCAGGAAATTGAAGCTTCATATCAAGCCCTGCAAATGGCCAAGATTCAGGCAGAGCTGGCAACCAAAGCAAAGTCCGAATTTCTCTCAAATATGAGTCATGAGATTCGTACTCCTTTGAACGCTATTTTGGGCTTTACGGACCTGATTATTCAGCAAAATGAGGATGATACCACCGGAGAATTTGCCAGCACGATTAAATACGCTGCGGAAAACCTGATGAAGGTGATCAATGAAATTCTTGATTTTTCGAAAATTGAAGCCGGGAAGGTGACCTTCGAACAGATTGATTTTGATTTCAATAAATTGATCGATGGCTTGAAAAAGATTTTCGCTACGAGAGCAGAGGAGAAGTCCCTGGATTTTTCTATTGAAGTAGATCCCTCTGTTCCCAATGTCTTGGTAGCAGATGGGACTAAGCTGAATCAAATTTTGATAAACCTGATTGGAAATGGCTTTAAGTTTACCGAGAAGGGGCATATCAAGGTTAAAGTAAGTTCAGAGCAAAACCTGGGCTTACCTCTGATGCTTCGTTTTGAGGTAGAAGACACCGGTATAGGGATTCCCAAGTCCAAGCAATTGGAGATTTTTTCAAATTTTACTCAGGCAAATAGTTCCACTACCCGGGTATATGGAGGTACCGGTCTGGGATTGAGCATTACCAAGAAGTTTATCGAACTGCAGGGGGGTAAAATATGGTTGGAAAGCGAAGAAAATAAAGGCTCTACCTTCTTCTTTGAGATTCCGGTAAAGGTGGGGAAACAGGATAAGCTGGTTGGGAAGAAGTCTATTCAGTTTGACAACAACTTATTTAAGGACATAAAAATTCTTGTAGTCGAGGATGTTGCGGTCAATAGAAAACTTATGCATCAGATCTTTCGGAGGAAAAATATCGAGGTTGATTTTGCAGTTGATGGAAAGGATGCGGTCAAATCACTTGCTGAGAAAGCATTTGACCTGGTTTTTATGGACTTGCATATGCCGATCATGGATGGAAAGCAAGCGACGCAAATCATCCGAAATCCGGTTTCTCCTGTACTCAATCACGACATTCCTATCATTGCTTTGACAGCAGATGCTTTTGAGGATACAAAGACGGAAGTTCTGGAGGTCGGGATGGATGGCTTTTTGACCAAGCCGATTGATGTGGAGAAGCTTTATATGACTCTTTATGATCTTTTCGTCCTGAATCAGGATTGATTATCAGGCAGATTCGATGATCTCCATCAGCTCCAGCCAGCGATCTGATTTTGTATCAAGATCTGCATTGAGCTTTTCCAGTTCCTGGGAGAGTTCCGCCAATTTCTCAAAATCGCTACCGCCCGCATTCATCAATTGTGTGATCTCTGCTTTGCGAGATTCCATTTGATCGATATCTCCTTCCAGCTGTTCAAATTCCCTTTTTTCATTAAAGGAAAGCTTACGTTTGTTGTTATTCTTGGGCTTTTCCGAACTATTCTTTTCAACTTTTATCGTCGCCTCTTCTTTTTCCGCATCCTGGATAGCTTTCCATTCCCGATATTGAGAATAGCTACCAGGATAATCTTTAATCTGCCCTTCTCCCTGAAATACAAAAACATGGTCCACCAGTCTATCCATAAAGAATCGATCATGGGTAACGACTAGTAGGCAGCCTTCAAAATTTTCCAGAAATTCTTCCAATCGCCTCAAGGTGATCAAATCAAGATCATTGGTGGGCTCATCCAGGATGAGGAAATTTGGATTGGTCATCAGGATACGCAGCAAGTGAAGCCGCCTCCTTTCTCCTCCGCTCAGGGTCTCAACAAAATTTGAGTGCATGGAGCGGGGAAAGAGAAAATGCTCCAGTAAAGTAGCCGCAGAAACGGTCTGACTTTTACTCAATTCTACCTGCTCTGCAGCTTCAGTAACTACCTCGATGACACGCTGATTATCCTTAAAAGCAAATCCGCTTTGCTTGTAATATCCATAAACAATGGTATCGCCCAATCTGATTTTGCCCGAGTCTGCCGCTTCTTCTCCCGTGATCATACGGAGGAAGGTGGTTTTTCCGACTCCATTGGGACCAATGATGCCTATTCTATCTCTTCGGGCAAAGGTATAGGTGAAATTGTCCAGGATATTGAGCTCTCCGTAATTCTTGCGCAGATTTTTGATCTCCAATACTTTTCCGCCGATTCGTCTTCCCTTTACTTGCAGCTTTA includes:
- a CDS encoding T9SS type A sorting domain-containing protein, coding for MKRYTILLKLFFIICYAFPQSPQLGWSRAFGGSEVDFARAVEVDTSGNIYMAGFFEGSVDFDPSAGANILSAAPGERDIFIQKLTPSGDLLWVKQISAGSRIDTVIDKIIQVDLAGNVYLSASFRGMVDFDPGPGNFILNSTTAFDYDFFLLKLDSSGNFLWATQTGAQQNEIFSTIALDDSSNIIRMGYFYGTLDFDPGPGDFSITASSGGDIFFQKLDSAANFLWAKSLGNSEQNYIGALRTDARGNIIASGSFKNSMDFDPGVGTFMLNALNLSYDIFTLKLSPEGNLLWVSQIQSENSEFHSNLEVNAQGEIYCTASFSGSLDLDPGPAVYGLTSSNNGLNFDGFLQKIDSLGNFIWGKQFSGTSGNFSSFYPQFIRFDADEYIYLNGYVWGEVDFDPGPGMSIAGGPNDKANFLLKLTDNADLIWSRTFGKDIPELVKDLVIDKEEAIYLAGRLGAAWDIDPGPGIAYLRSPNQNSDIFLLKWEQDSCSGFRLAIDSVNNIQCGISGLIASHGEGGLAPYTYIWNPNPLGQDSILRSFDPGIYALMISDSLNCSTGTNVYLPGPEYQNQRDMGVNLILPPLRAGRRQTAFLEARNNGCVSDSLSLKFVMSDPRISIHSVSPPAQFIQGDTLIWTKNDFDYDEGLLRIALNLDVSVPLSNLSNACFWAKAEAFSGDVDPSNNEQMICKPILNSYDPNDIQVYPAGHCEQGYILNDQLLSYKIRFQNTGNADALDIFILDSLDTDLDLESFRLLGQSHDPLIVELLPDRVLKFSFDNIHLPDSSSDEPNSHGYILYEIAPEDSLLAGTEIFNRAGIYFDFNEVVLTNTVRNTIIDQLPRLDTAYLEVNSCDSFRLNEISYEHSGLFYQYLSGMDNCDSVLVLDLQIEQIENGIEQIGGSLQAIEEGASYQWLDCDQGNLPIANATNRSFSPSQNGNYAVQIIKGACSEISDCINMTRLAIDKDFQEQLKLYPNPTRDELRLEFLSIQKELEIRIYNYAGLLLQKEIFEEIESTRISLPRAAGIYIIELIGENQRSLHKIWKQK
- a CDS encoding T9SS type A sorting domain-containing protein; translated protein: MNKFLHFLVLFFLCSLSYGQYVGLDWGYALDNQQYTTGTAIQADQAGNTFIAGLYEGNLDLDPGPGTHIVNSGSGFTSLFIKKVDASGNFLWGHNFDLGLFTDSLAGKSIGINGNGDLYLTGLFSGTVDFDPGPNTFNLTANNTNWGDFFVLKLDGNGNFLWAKNFGGTDYSERASLNVDASDNVILAGYFYGTIDFDPGAGSSVLNAGNNGKFFIQKLDSNGDFQWVKEIGNGSYNSLGGFQMDSQDNLFLSGRFSGTLDLDPGAGTSNVVSLGNGADVFVLKLDNAGDFVWGVNAVSGGSPWGTNTLDVDQAGVVYLAGDFQGSPDFDPGTGVFTMTSSSNGSRNDGYLLKLDNQGAFVWAKQFSGVSIPGNNSYVNPQIIRLDQSGQAYMFGYYQGTIDFDPGPGSTNLTPPNRSSFFIVKLNQSGDLNWALSLDSDAYNLIRDVSIDTQDNIYVSGGFFQSLDIDPGQGSFTLNNSGNTSMFAFKWTQDSCSNLAAIIDSVADVTCGGTGFASGYASGGTAPYMYSWNNTPASTDTFANFTTAGTYEFTVTDASGCSRTSNILVNGPTSQNGLDLVVNITSTPFRTGFPATIWIDAFNDGCQPVTGEVVLVLDPFLSYNSSSPPPDTIIGDSLIWYVSNMNFDSPHFMAAVDVTVSLNAGIGDRICLDADISPKTNDTNTKNNTRDYCRDVINAYDPNDKLASPQGLCEEGYIEANELLTYTVRFQNTGNADAINIFILDTLDQDFDINSLKVVGQSHKPMITEILADRVLKFRFDNIHLPDSTTDEKNSHGYVMFEVAPLAGLPVGTELTNTAGIYFDFNEPVITNTVFNTITDVLPTLDTSYVSASSCNSYTLNGRTYTQSGSFVQQLSGTGACDSVVILNLSLQPLDTSVTLIGKTLTANEGGAHGLNVSYQWVDCDNNNSPISGATQQSFTPEVDGNYAVIISRDNCSEISACTNVSIVGIDPDFQSQVKYYPNPSQGRVEVELGSLYQEINMNVLNALGQKLMSETYRAESTLTLDLPQPKGIYFVQIEADGKQAVIKIIRN